DNA from Pirellulaceae bacterium:
GACCAAGTCATTCAAGGTAAACCCATCGTGGCTGGTAACGAAATTGATGCTGCAATACGGCGCGCGGCCGGCATGTTCGTACAAGTCTGAAGACCCGGCCAGGCGCGTGGCCATGGCTCCGATCATGCCGGGATCGCCGCGCCAATATCTGCGAACATCGTCGCGATAGTGACCGTTCCACTCAGCCCATCGCCGATCGCCAAAGGATCCGACCTGGTAAGCACCAGCCGCATCCCAAGCTTCCGCAATGATCTTCGTGTCGGCCAACATCGGGTCTTCGGCGATGAATTCAACCATCGGCGGGTTAGGCGTCAGGTTACCAAATCGATCGCGAGACAAGATGCTGGCCAAGTCGAAACGAAAACCGTCCACATGGTAGTTGTGCACCCAGTGCCGCAGGCAATGGAAGATCAACTCCCGACAAATCGGATGGTTGCCGTTAAACGTATTACCACACCCTGAATAGTTGCTGTAGTGACTGCCGCCGCTATTGAGGATGTAGTAAACCTGATTTTCGAGTCCCTTAAAGCTCAGAATCGGCCCGTGCTGATTGCCCTCGCAGGTATGGTTGAACACCACATCCAGAATCACTTCAATTCCGGCACGATGCAGTGCTTTGACCGTCTGCTTGAACTCAGTCACTTGAGCCCCCGGCACGTCGCTATGAGCATAGCCACGATGCGGGGCAAAGAAGGCCATGGGATCATAGCCCCAGTAATTGGGTTGATCCGGCTGGTTTCCATGGATATCGCGAATTGGGAACTCGTGTATCGGCATCAGTTCGACGGCGGTGACTCCCAGGTCTTGTAGATACGGAATCTTCTCGATTAAACCGAGGTAGGTTCCGCGATACTTGACACCAGAGGATTCATGTTGCGTAAAGCCGCGAACATGAGTCTCGTAAATCACCGTGTCGGTCAACGGACGCCGCAGATGGCGATCTCCCTCCCAGTCAAAGTAGTCGTCGATGACAACGCACTTTGGTGGGCGGATGATGCCATCGGTGCTCGGTTGAAAACAACCGGCCAGTGCTTTCGCATACGGATCGATCAGCCGCGCCTGTCCGTCAAACCACTGACCTGACTCGGGGTCATAGGGTCCGCTGGCTTGAAAGTGGTACAACTGACCTGGGTTGAGACCAGGAACAAAAACGCTCCATACGTCTCCCCAGCGATCCGTGTCACGATCCAGTTCGATAATCTCGACCGGTTCGCGATCCTCGACCTTATCATACAACAGGACACGCATCGCCGTAGCGCTGCGACTGAAGACGACGAACTGCACGCCCCGTTCCGTTGCGATCGCTCCGTAGGGTAGCGAATAGGTAAATTGCAATTCAGGATGCGGGTGTCGCATGAGCATACTTCAAGTAGTCCTTCTTGAGCGAGTTGGCTTCCGGATGAGGATCGTGACACAGGGAAGCATACCACCGGCTCAAGAAGTGCAAGGAAAAAATGCGTCTGGCAGCACCGAATAAGCGTCGCAGCACGACGCGATAGTTCGAGCAACCAAAGCCTAGCAACCAGCTAAGAACTTCCGATTCATCCAGCGCGACATAATGGCAACTGTTATAGAGTGTAGCCGAGTCAAGCTGTAGCGGTTAGTGGTGAGTGCGATGACAACAGGCTTGCCTCATGCACCGACCCGTCCGGCTACCGTCGACGTCCAGTAGCTACCGTCCCTCGAGGGTTAGGGGCCAACCTAATACGTCCACACTCTGGCCAGTGTAGCTTCAGAGCCCTGGTCAGCGTAGCTACTGAGTTAGCGTCCGGCGTTCAGCAGGGCCTTACGTATCTGTTCTTTTACATGAGTGTCGGACTCAGTCGCCATCAACATGCGCAGACTGCGCTGAACTTCATTGTCCAACATCGACGCCAGTAGCGAGACAGACATGCTGCGAACTTCGGCCTGCCCGTCCTGTGCCATCCAAATCAGCCAAGGCCGGGGATCTAAACAATCTGAAATCGCCAGCTGCTGGATCAACGCCAGTCGCTGCGAGGCAGAGCCAACCGCCAATTGAGTAGCCAATTCGATGCGTTCATCATCAAAACCATGTTTACGCAGGGCCAGCGCGGCTGATTTGGCGACATTGGGCTGTTGGCTACCCAGCAATCGAACCAGACCAGCGATTTCTCCTTGCTCGAATCCCTGCCGGTCGAAGCGGTTAGAAATCAAGCGGAATTGGGCAGGTGAGTGTTGTGAGATAGAAGCCGATGTCTTGACCATCATAGGTAAATCGACAGACGCAGACGGAACTGCTCCTGGCTGCGCCGCTGAGTCAGCCTGCGCCCATCCATGCGATGGATCGCCAGACGGATATTGATATTGGAATCGGTTGGCAGCCGAAGGTTCGGTGGACGAATCAGAAAGTTGCATGGGTGTTGCAGGAACTTCATTTCGGCCAGCGGGACTCCTGGTTTCCAAACCAGTCGGTAGCGAAAGTACGCGTTGGCTAGTCAGTGGAGAGCTGGTCGAACTGTGTACGGACATCGTTTCAGTCAGCGGCTTGGATTGCTCAAGCGGGAGCGGGGGGGCGGGAAAGTTTGGAAGGGGCGTAGGCGGAGTGGCCAGAGCACCGAGGCGAGCCGCGGACTGCATCACGGTAGCCGGTTCGCTGAGAGTACTGTTGGCAATCGTGCGTTGGCAAAGATCGGTTACCGCTGATAGCTGCGGATCGTCCAGCGCAACACAGCGCGCATACAGTCGGGCTGCAAGGCTGCGCGCCAGTCGTTGATTCTCCGCAGGCAGGTCGGACGGTTGGCTCTGCAGTTGTTCGGCCAAGCGTTGCATCGCCGCGTAATGATTTTTCGTGTCGTCTTGCTCCCAACGATCCACACAGAGGTTCAACTTCTCCCAGGCTGATCGAGCCACACGCGTGTCCTGATGTTGCAGCCCTTTGGCCAAGACGACTTCCGTGTCAGCGCCCAGAATTCCCAAGGCTTCCAGAGACCACAACACTTCGGCAGCCGAGCCTTTGGGGGTAATCTGGCGTGTCAGTTGGCTAGTGAGCTGACGCTGTCCGAAAACCCACCCTGCGACTCCAGCCACCAGTCCGAGGCAGAACCATATCCAGCCGCCTTTGGGCAGCAGACCACCAGGCAGAGGCCGTGTGGGAGCCGCCCGAAAGCGCAGGTCGATGCGTTCCATCAGCTCAGAATCGTCGTTCATACGTTAAACTCCACCCGACCGACAGCCAGTTCAGAATCGCCTTTTCGCAAAACGGTACGACGCATTCAATAGCAAATTGCCAAGCCGTGTGTTATAAGATTACTAGCATTGATTCCCGGAGTCCTCGCGATTACAGCAATTGCCATAGGAGTTAAGCGTGCTGACGCCAGCCGAAGTCGTTGACAAAGATTTTTTGGAACATCGCCACCAATTGTTGGAGATTGCGGCCTACCTAGACCGTTACGATGCCGCAGTGCAGCGCACCGGCCAGTCGGGGCCCGTGCCGCACAAGCTGAAACTGATTGACCAGGCGCTAGCTGTCTTGCGAACGCCCCCCTCAGAACGCGGTCGAGCCTGCGATTTGTTGGAGCTGTTTGCGTCGTAGCAGAATGTCTTCAAGCTTGACGCGGAACGGACTATACTAGCCATAGATTCCCAATGCGCTTCGCGAGTGCTTAGTCAGAGCCACTGCCTTTACGGAGGTATTTTTCTATATGCAAATTATCCAGCCCCACTATCACGCGATTGCCCGAACGGCTCAGGACTACGAACGCATGGCGATGTCCGGAGTGGTCGCAGTCGCTGAGCCTGCGTTTTGGGCCGGCTTTGATCGCCGCTATCCGGAAACGTTTATTGACTATTTTCGCCAGATCAGCGAGTTTGAGCCGACGCGAGCGGCGGAATACGGCATCCGACATTTTTGCTGGGTCGCGGTGAACCCCAAAGAAGCAGAGAACGTGACGTTGACGCGCGCGGTATTGGAGCAAATGCCAGAGTTCTTTGCAAAGCCGACATGCTTGGGCGTGGGTGAAACCGGGTTGCACAAATCGACTAAGAACGAGTGTGAAGCGTTGGAGGCCCACGTTGAACTGGCCATGAAGCATGGTCAATTGGTGCTGATTCACACGCCACACTTGGCAGACAAAGCTCATGGTACACGGCGCGTACTCGAAGTCTTAGCCGCAATGAACGTCGATCCTCAACGCATCTGGATTGATCACGTGGAAGAACAGACCATCGGCCCGTGCTTGGATGCGGGCTATTGGGTTGGATTTACCCTGTATCCGATTACCAAGTGTTCGCCCAAGCGAGCTGTGGATATGCTGGAAAAGTATGGTTGGGAGCGAATTCTGGTGAATTCGTCGGCTGACTGGGGGCCCAGCGATCCATTTACCTTACAGCAGTGCGTTGTAGAATTCCGACGCCGCGGACATTCGCTCCAAGAAGCTCTGGAAGTGTTTCACAACAACCCCTGTCGATTTTTGGGGCAGAATCCAAAGTTTGATATTCAGCCGGTTCGCGTCGAGTATGATAGTGCAGTTGGGGTTTGACGCATGCGAGTTCAGATTGCCAATCTGTCAACAGATTTTACGAGGTGACTGACAGGCAAATTTGCCTGTCAGCGCAAACATTCCAACCTCTGCGGGCTTGAGCGACAGTGGCAGATGAACATCATAATCCCCAGGCGGTCAAGGCAATGAGCGGCCAGCAGCAGCGACAGGAAGCACGTACGATTCTGCGAGCCAAGGGCCTGCGCACAACGCCCGCGCGAGTTGCAATCCTGAACGAACTGGGCAATTGCGCCGGTCCTGTCACGCACCAGGAGTTGACACTCAAACTGCACGATTTGGGCTTGGAAAAGTCGACCATTTTTCGTGGTTTGCAGGATCTGACCGAAGCTGGATTGCTGCATCGCTTGGAACTGGGGGACCATTTGTGGCGCTATGAGCTTGTCCAGGAAGGGGTGTTGGTCCAGCAAAGTGACTCCGAGCATACGCATCCACACCTGCTGTGTGTGGATTGTGGTTCTGTTCGCTGCTTGAATCAGGCAGACGTAAATGTTCAGCTTGCGCCGCAACTTGGCAAAGTGGTTGATGTATTGATTAAAGGCCAGTGCCCGGATTGCGGAGAACCCACCCCTGAATAGCGTCGCAATTGGTCAATGGTGATTAGTTTCCGGCTACTGCAATGGTTAAAGCTGCCCCAAAAGGACTCGCCGATAGACCAGTCAGAGTTTATGCCAACCGCCAAAATCTGGATAAACTCTGTCATTTGCAAGGGAATTGAAGGTTCAATTCGCTAGCGAATCGCTATTTTCAAGCAATTGCCACGACTGTTGTCCCACTAGAGGCACGATACTCTGTTATGCGAATGCGAGCATTTCGCATCGTACTGCCCCCTAAATAGTGATCCCGTGTACACTATGCAGCTTGCCAGGCTTGCCAGAATTGGTCCGACAGGGGACAGTATAACCGTTTATTTGTCTCGAGAGAGGCTGCTAAATGTCGAGTACGATTTGTAACGCTGGGCGTCCAATTTCAATGCAAGTAGTAGAGCCAGTCATTGGCGTCGACGAATCGCACTTTCACCATTTCACTGGCCAGGCGGTCCCGCCGCGCACGGATTTGGTAAGCGTGCTCCAGCACTGGGCTCGCCACTACCCAGACCGGCCAGCGTTTTACTTCAGCGACGGCGAGGACTACGTCCATAGCCAATGCATCACGTACGGTCAGTTAGATTTGGCGGCCCGAAATCTAGCTGGGTATCTGCAGCGTTTGAATGTCGCAGGCCAGCGGGTGCTGTTGGTGTACCCACCGGTCATGGATTTTTTGGTCGGATTCTTCGGCTGCTTGTATGCGGGGGCAACCGCTGTGCCCGCGTTTCCTCCTCGACGCAACCGCAAGGGCCAGCGCATCCATGGCATCGCTCAAGATTGTCAGGTCCGATTAGCGCTTACCAACGAACAGGTGCGACAGCAAATCGAAGGGGACGACAACTGGGTTGAATGGGAGTCGATCTCGATCGTGGCGTCTGACTCGCTGACTCAAGAATATTCCAGCCAATGGAAGCCACCCCAAATACGGCCGGAGGACTTGGCGGTACTGCAATATACCTCAGGTTCGACGGGTCAGCCCAAGGGCGTGATGCTCTCGCAT
Protein-coding regions in this window:
- the glgX gene encoding glycogen debranching protein GlgX gives rise to the protein MLMRHPHPELQFTYSLPYGAIATERGVQFVVFSRSATAMRVLLYDKVEDREPVEIIELDRDTDRWGDVWSVFVPGLNPGQLYHFQASGPYDPESGQWFDGQARLIDPYAKALAGCFQPSTDGIIRPPKCVVIDDYFDWEGDRHLRRPLTDTVIYETHVRGFTQHESSGVKYRGTYLGLIEKIPYLQDLGVTAVELMPIHEFPIRDIHGNQPDQPNYWGYDPMAFFAPHRGYAHSDVPGAQVTEFKQTVKALHRAGIEVILDVVFNHTCEGNQHGPILSFKGLENQVYYILNSGGSHYSNYSGCGNTFNGNHPICRELIFHCLRHWVHNYHVDGFRFDLASILSRDRFGNLTPNPPMVEFIAEDPMLADTKIIAEAWDAAGAYQVGSFGDRRWAEWNGHYRDDVRRYWRGDPGMIGAMATRLAGSSDLYEHAGRAPYCSINFVTSHDGFTLNDLVSYKDKHNLANGENNRDGDNNNCSDNYGVEGPSRRKAVETLRVRQIKNMLATLLMSQGVPMIVMGDEVRRTQHGNNNAYCQDNEISWFNWSFVKRHQHIRNFVKGLIKLRKNQPTLRRQRFLTGRPFDGRGIPDVNWFNHQGLPFNWEHPNGGLVCWLPAPAAADDPQGKARDLLFLFNGTAETLTFRLPEQTRQLRWSLLFDTTADSPLDIFPDMDGPPAPANRQVELVYRSLMAFVAEPHA
- a CDS encoding transcriptional repressor, with the translated sequence MADEHHNPQAVKAMSGQQQRQEARTILRAKGLRTTPARVAILNELGNCAGPVTHQELTLKLHDLGLEKSTIFRGLQDLTEAGLLHRLELGDHLWRYELVQEGVLVQQSDSEHTHPHLLCVDCGSVRCLNQADVNVQLAPQLGKVVDVLIKGQCPDCGEPTPE
- a CDS encoding TatD family hydrolase; translated protein: MQIIQPHYHAIARTAQDYERMAMSGVVAVAEPAFWAGFDRRYPETFIDYFRQISEFEPTRAAEYGIRHFCWVAVNPKEAENVTLTRAVLEQMPEFFAKPTCLGVGETGLHKSTKNECEALEAHVELAMKHGQLVLIHTPHLADKAHGTRRVLEVLAAMNVDPQRIWIDHVEEQTIGPCLDAGYWVGFTLYPITKCSPKRAVDMLEKYGWERILVNSSADWGPSDPFTLQQCVVEFRRRGHSLQEALEVFHNNPCRFLGQNPKFDIQPVRVEYDSAVGV